In Nitrospinaceae bacterium, one genomic interval encodes:
- a CDS encoding threonine/serine dehydratase, whose amino-acid sequence MVDLIALEEIEVARAGLPPEVRWTPLVPFSRTSTEVGAERLFLKLENLQVTGAYKPRAAFHLLGSLSADERARGVVMSSSGNFAQAFAYAGKRLGIPVVVVMMKSTSPYKVEAVRGYGTEIVFCEDNYLARKPLMEKVAQERGMVPINTAEDRRVAIGHAGLGMEILDDMPDVETVIVPCSTGGLISGVASAIKLRSPGVRVVGVNPEGGAAIYHSLEAGEPTSLERWESMADGLSATRPGDFPFAHIQERVDEVVLVSEEEIAEAFRLLFSRGKILAEPSGAVSVAAWMTGRAGVAGKTVAVISGGNVTSEMVSTLLAGNLPEPMRQ is encoded by the coding sequence GTGGTTGATCTGATTGCACTTGAGGAAATCGAGGTGGCGCGGGCGGGCCTGCCTCCCGAGGTGCGCTGGACACCTTTGGTGCCCTTCTCCCGCACCTCTACAGAGGTGGGAGCGGAGCGATTATTTCTCAAGCTGGAAAACCTTCAGGTAACCGGCGCCTATAAACCCCGTGCGGCGTTTCATTTGCTCGGCTCGCTGTCTGCAGACGAGCGTGCGCGCGGCGTGGTGATGAGTTCATCGGGCAACTTCGCCCAGGCATTCGCCTATGCCGGAAAGCGCCTGGGTATTCCCGTTGTCGTCGTGATGATGAAGAGCACAAGCCCCTATAAGGTGGAGGCGGTTCGGGGCTATGGCACCGAGATCGTTTTTTGTGAGGACAACTATCTCGCCAGAAAACCGCTCATGGAAAAGGTGGCGCAAGAGCGCGGGATGGTGCCCATCAACACTGCCGAGGATCGGCGTGTGGCCATCGGCCATGCCGGTTTGGGGATGGAGATTCTCGACGATATGCCTGATGTCGAAACGGTGATTGTCCCGTGCAGCACGGGCGGGCTGATTTCGGGCGTGGCCAGCGCGATAAAGCTTCGAAGTCCCGGCGTGCGTGTGGTGGGGGTGAACCCCGAGGGTGGCGCGGCAATTTATCACTCCCTTGAGGCAGGGGAGCCGACTTCGCTAGAACGCTGGGAGAGTATGGCGGACGGCCTGTCTGCCACCCGCCCCGGCGATTTTCCCTTCGCGCATATTCAAGAGCGTGTAGACGAGGTGGTGCTCGTGAGTGAGGAGGAAATTGCCGAGGCTTTCCGGCTTTTATTCAGTCGGGGAAAAATACTGGCCGAGCCCTCGGGAGCGGTGTCTGTTGCTGCGTGGATGACCGGACGGGCGGGTGTTGCGGGGAAAACGGTCGCCGTAATCAGCGGGGGGAACGTGACGTCCGAAATGGTGAGCACACTTCTTGCGGGAAATTTGCCGGAGCCGATGCGCCAGTAA